One genomic segment of Mesoterricola silvestris includes these proteins:
- a CDS encoding YeaH/YhbH family protein encodes MIQIIDRRFDSKNRSSVNRTRFLRRFRGQIKQAVSDILDHGGIKDMDSGKKIRIPGRDIAEPQFGHGPGGRRERVHAGNDRFGTGDEVERPPAGGQGGQGGRASPDGEGEDAFEFAISRDEFLDFFFEELALPNLVKRHLASLTEFRNVRAGHTHTGVPTNLNLVRTMRGATGRRIATRGPFADRRRELEEALAEARRLHGEDSPEVRGLLAELDRLGRRLAAVPFIDTYDLRFNNRVRVAQPTTQAVMFCLMDVSGSMDEAKKNISKRFFTLLYLFLKRNYERIEVVFIRHHTSAEEVDEERFFHSRETGGTIVSSALRLMRDIAAERFPPGLWNLYGAQASDGDNWSDDSEPSRDLLAESILPQVQHFAYIEIADSPQVLWREYETLLPGHPETFAMRRIREVTDIYPVFHDLFRKRV; translated from the coding sequence ATGATCCAGATCATCGACCGCCGCTTCGACAGCAAGAACCGCAGCTCCGTGAACCGGACGCGGTTCCTGCGGCGGTTCCGCGGGCAGATCAAGCAGGCCGTGTCGGACATCCTGGACCACGGCGGGATCAAGGACATGGATTCCGGCAAGAAGATCCGCATCCCGGGCAGGGACATCGCCGAACCCCAGTTCGGCCACGGGCCCGGAGGCCGGCGGGAGCGGGTCCACGCAGGCAACGACCGCTTCGGCACCGGCGACGAGGTGGAGCGGCCCCCCGCGGGGGGCCAGGGCGGCCAGGGAGGGCGCGCGAGCCCCGACGGCGAGGGGGAGGATGCCTTCGAATTCGCCATCTCCCGGGACGAGTTCCTGGACTTCTTCTTCGAGGAGCTGGCCCTGCCCAACCTCGTCAAGCGCCACCTGGCCAGCCTCACGGAGTTCCGCAACGTGCGCGCCGGCCACACCCACACCGGCGTCCCCACCAACCTCAATCTGGTGCGCACCATGCGTGGCGCCACGGGCCGGCGCATCGCCACCCGCGGCCCCTTCGCGGACCGGCGGAGGGAACTGGAGGAGGCCCTGGCCGAGGCCCGGCGCCTCCACGGGGAGGACAGCCCCGAGGTCCGGGGGCTCCTGGCGGAACTGGACCGCCTGGGCCGCAGGCTCGCGGCGGTGCCCTTCATCGACACCTACGACCTGCGCTTCAACAACCGCGTGCGGGTGGCCCAGCCCACCACCCAGGCCGTGATGTTCTGCCTCATGGACGTCTCCGGGTCCATGGACGAGGCCAAGAAGAACATCTCCAAGCGGTTCTTCACCCTGCTGTACCTCTTCCTGAAGCGGAACTACGAGCGCATCGAGGTGGTCTTCATCCGCCACCACACCTCCGCCGAGGAGGTCGACGAGGAGCGGTTCTTCCATTCCCGGGAGACCGGCGGCACCATCGTCTCCAGCGCCCTCCGGCTCATGCGGGACATCGCCGCCGAGCGCTTCCCCCCGGGCCTCTGGAACCTCTACGGCGCCCAGGCCTCGGACGGCGACAACTGGTCCGACGACTCCGAGCCCAGCCGCGATCTGCTGGCGGAATCCATCCTGCCCCAGGTCCAGCATTTCGCCTACATCGAGATCGCCGACTCGCCCCAGGTGCTCTGGCGGGAGTACGAGACCCTCCTGCCCGGCCACCCCGAGACCTTCGCCATGCGCCGCATCCGGGAGGTGACCGACATCTATCCCGTCTTCCACGACCTCTTCCGGAAGCGGGTGTAG
- a CDS encoding SpoVR family protein: protein MLPGGSEWTFESIAAYDDAIGRLARGFGLETYPHQLEIISSHQMMDAYASAGMPVNYHHWSFGKHFLATENRYRRGQMGLAYEIVINSDPCIAYLMEENTLTMQALVIAHAAYGHNSFFKGNHLFRQWTSASTIIDYLVFARDYIARCEERHGQDTVERLLDACHALMNLGVDRYRRSPRLSLTKERVRQKEREAYLQAQVNELWRTLPPRPAREKPEEEERFPREPEENLLYFIEKNAPLLEPWQREIVRIVRKVAQYFHPQRQTQLMNEGWATFWHFTLLNALYDEGSVGDGFMFEFLHSHTSVIHQPPYNSSWYSGVNPYALGFAMWRDLRRICEAPTPEDRRWFPDLAGSPWRETLPFAMHNFKDESFIAQFLSPRLMREFRFFAVVDDDKAARLRIGPIHDDTGYEELRRSLADQYNLGSREPNIQVWSVDLRGDRTLTLSYANPRGLPLAPDFEAVLEHMAYLWGFTVRLEERDGAGETRVLGIKLGERRRRD from the coding sequence GTGCTCCCGGGCGGATCGGAGTGGACCTTCGAGTCCATCGCGGCCTACGACGACGCCATCGGCCGCCTCGCCCGGGGCTTCGGCCTGGAGACCTACCCCCACCAGCTGGAGATCATCAGCTCCCACCAGATGATGGACGCCTACGCCTCGGCGGGCATGCCCGTGAACTACCACCACTGGTCCTTCGGCAAGCACTTCCTGGCCACCGAGAACCGCTACCGGCGCGGCCAGATGGGCCTGGCCTACGAGATCGTCATCAACTCCGACCCGTGCATCGCCTACCTCATGGAGGAGAACACGCTGACCATGCAGGCCCTGGTCATCGCCCACGCCGCCTACGGCCACAACTCGTTCTTCAAGGGCAACCACCTGTTCCGCCAGTGGACCAGCGCCTCCACGATCATCGACTACCTGGTCTTCGCCCGGGACTACATCGCCCGGTGCGAGGAGCGCCACGGCCAGGACACCGTGGAGCGCCTGCTGGACGCGTGCCACGCCCTCATGAACCTGGGGGTGGACCGGTACCGGAGGTCCCCGAGGCTCTCCCTCACCAAGGAGCGGGTCCGGCAGAAGGAGCGCGAAGCCTACCTCCAGGCCCAGGTGAACGAGCTGTGGCGGACCCTCCCGCCCCGCCCCGCAAGGGAGAAGCCCGAGGAGGAGGAGCGCTTCCCCCGGGAGCCGGAGGAGAACCTCCTCTACTTCATCGAGAAGAACGCCCCGCTCCTGGAACCCTGGCAGCGGGAGATCGTGAGGATCGTGCGCAAGGTGGCCCAGTACTTCCACCCCCAGCGCCAGACCCAGCTCATGAACGAGGGGTGGGCCACCTTCTGGCACTTCACCCTCCTCAACGCGCTGTACGACGAGGGCAGCGTGGGGGACGGGTTCATGTTCGAGTTCCTCCACTCCCACACCAGCGTCATCCACCAGCCCCCCTACAACAGCTCCTGGTACTCGGGCGTGAACCCCTACGCCCTGGGCTTCGCCATGTGGCGGGACCTGCGCCGCATCTGCGAGGCCCCCACCCCGGAGGACCGCCGCTGGTTCCCGGACCTGGCGGGCTCGCCCTGGCGGGAGACCCTGCCCTTCGCCATGCACAACTTCAAGGACGAGAGCTTCATCGCCCAGTTCCTCTCCCCGCGGCTCATGCGGGAATTCCGGTTCTTCGCGGTGGTGGACGACGACAAGGCGGCCCGCCTCCGCATCGGCCCCATCCACGACGACACCGGCTACGAGGAGCTGCGCCGCTCCCTGGCGGACCAGTACAACCTGGGCAGCCGCGAACCCAACATCCAGGTGTGGAGCGTGGACCTGCGCGGCGACCGCACCCTCACCCTGAGCTACGCCAACCCCCGGGGCCTGCCCCTGGCCCCGGATTTCGAGGCGGTGCTGGAGCACATGGCCTACCTGTGGGGCTTCACGGTGCGCCTGGAGGAACGGGACGGCGCCGGCGAGACCCGGGTCCTGGGCATCAAGCTCGGGGAACGCAGGCGCAGGGATTGA
- a CDS encoding cache domain-containing protein, giving the protein MRFSPFIAAVLPCLMASAQSPTPAQAESLVKRAVGYAKTHGIEKLIQQTNQGNGVFHVGSGGEMYLFVYDQAGICKAIGFNSVELVGKNRIGLKDPDGKMIIQEMLSVAKNKGKGWVDYKYPDPVTGKVLMKTSYVELHEGLIFGCGIYKR; this is encoded by the coding sequence ATGCGGTTCTCCCCGTTCATCGCGGCCGTCCTCCCCTGCCTCATGGCCTCCGCCCAGTCCCCCACCCCCGCCCAGGCGGAATCCCTGGTGAAACGGGCCGTCGGCTACGCCAAGACCCACGGCATCGAGAAGCTCATCCAGCAGACCAACCAGGGCAACGGGGTCTTCCACGTGGGCTCCGGCGGCGAGATGTACCTCTTCGTGTATGACCAGGCCGGCATCTGCAAGGCCATCGGCTTCAATTCCGTGGAACTGGTCGGCAAGAACCGCATCGGCCTGAAGGACCCCGACGGCAAGATGATCATCCAGGAGATGCTGTCCGTGGCCAAGAACAAGGGCAAGGGCTGGGTGGACTACAAGTACCCCGACCCGGTCACCGGCAAGGTGCTGATGAAGACCTCGTACGTGGAACTCCACGAGGGCCTCATCTTCGGTTGCGGCATCTACAAGCGGTAG
- the gltB gene encoding glutamate synthase large subunit gives MEDPDQGLFGRPARAERDACGVGFVASRTGTATHGLLEEALGALACMEHRGACGADPLTGDGAGVMTDIPWELLGFRKGEVAVASLFLPQDYARRVRSLNVFTSTMEYHGLEILTFRDVPVDPTVLGEEAARCCPAMVHAIVKRPAHCRTDLAFDRLLYTVKQEVRSRQSDQGINHEFFFTSLSGSTIVYKALTRSDALDRFYLDLKDPRYRTRFALFHRRFSTNTRTSWDKAQPFRRIAHNGEINTIAGNRSWAHSRERHMGLRRDQILTRTGISDSGSLNEMVEALLYRSAIPHIEDILAIMMPPAPAGARSEFYTFWSRAMEPWDGPAIILYSDGNTVGARLDRHGFRPSRWALTEEAFYLSSEAGAFAVDEERIQRKGTLHAGKGVKVDLDTGRVHFRDASLSRENRDAHFDARTLPMQSLPFEDAPVDLETRILFSFTEEEQERLLYPMAAEGREPIGSMGDTARPNVFSLEPRPFFDYFYQNFAQVTNPPLDYLREENVTDLRVFLGRKPNIFFPKDLLPLEPAVEAAYPVLSLGEMRYLESLARRTPSTSHIIPRTFPMTFPRTGGPEGFRPAVERLVADVLRAVEQRCTVIVLSDRDADYDHPPIPGLIALRAVVSALNHSGLRLDASIVVETGEARTPHHVAALLSFGASAVCPSLALRIARGDEHRLLKGLDPDQRERNFVKALVSGLLKILAKSGISVIQSYISAKLFTAIGLGDELMEKFFPGNASPIGGIGYLELAGDVLQKTALCREAGGRLGNTWQFREDPRGQGGEVHAMTTARARLVHQAVDGGPGAAEAWRAYLAAGEASAPISVRHLFDLKPLGEPIALEEVEPAPAILARFGAGAMSFGAVSAESQRDLILAMREVGGRSNSGEGGENPYYYTDGITATTKQVASARFGVNAEYLVTGRELQIKVAQGAKPGEGGQLMAVKVDASIARARFSMPGVDLISPPPLHDIYSIEDLKELIYELRQVHPGALISVKLVSGVALGTIAVGVAKAGADILYIAGGDGGTGAATLGSMKHAGLPVEFGLAEAHRALAENGLRGQVELRADGALLTGRDIVVAALLGAEGFDFGKLLLVAEGCIMARVCEKNTCPAGIATHDPKYKARYRGSKDQVVRLLRHLAEDVRAQLAAMGARTLGELAGRTDLLATSARHAEWLSQRKLHLDRFLVPPTPFRARGAGAGGEEVSPLNRRILEDALKGGGEALAYPISTRDRAVLATLSGRMATPGSAPLGPFRFTFQGSAGQGFGVFLVDGIEAVLFGEGNDSVAKGMGGGRIVVRPWARSSFAPEENAIIGNCALYGATGGTLHVHGLAGDRFAVRNSGATAVAEGAGLHACEYMTRGTVAFLGRISGNAGAGMTGGKIFVDRQYEACVNANYVRAEALDEADALEFRLLLEDYAGTTSSRTALALLEDWGRTRERFAKFVPYRL, from the coding sequence ATGGAGGACCCTGACCAGGGATTGTTCGGACGACCGGCACGGGCGGAACGGGACGCCTGCGGGGTGGGGTTCGTGGCCTCCCGGACGGGGACGGCCACCCACGGGCTGCTGGAGGAGGCCCTGGGGGCCCTGGCCTGCATGGAGCACCGGGGGGCCTGTGGGGCCGATCCCCTCACCGGCGACGGGGCCGGGGTCATGACCGACATCCCCTGGGAGCTCCTGGGGTTCCGCAAGGGCGAAGTGGCCGTGGCCAGCCTCTTCCTGCCCCAGGACTACGCCCGCCGCGTGCGGAGCCTGAACGTCTTCACCTCCACCATGGAGTACCACGGCCTGGAGATCCTCACGTTCCGGGACGTGCCGGTGGATCCCACGGTGCTGGGGGAGGAGGCCGCGCGCTGCTGCCCGGCCATGGTGCACGCCATCGTCAAGCGCCCCGCCCACTGCCGCACGGACCTGGCCTTCGACCGGCTCCTCTACACCGTCAAGCAGGAGGTGCGCTCCCGGCAGTCCGACCAGGGCATCAACCACGAGTTCTTCTTCACGTCGCTCTCGGGCAGCACCATCGTCTACAAGGCCCTCACCCGCTCCGACGCCCTGGACCGCTTCTACCTGGACCTGAAGGACCCGAGGTACCGCACCCGCTTCGCGCTGTTCCACCGCCGCTTCTCCACCAACACCCGCACCTCCTGGGACAAGGCCCAGCCCTTCCGGCGCATCGCCCACAACGGCGAGATCAACACCATCGCCGGCAACCGCTCCTGGGCCCACAGCCGCGAGCGGCACATGGGCCTTCGCCGGGACCAGATCCTCACCCGCACGGGCATCAGCGACTCGGGCAGCCTCAACGAGATGGTGGAGGCCCTGCTGTACCGCAGCGCCATCCCCCACATCGAGGATATCCTGGCCATCATGATGCCGCCGGCGCCCGCGGGCGCGCGGAGCGAGTTCTACACCTTCTGGAGCCGGGCCATGGAGCCCTGGGACGGCCCGGCCATCATCCTCTACTCCGACGGCAACACCGTGGGGGCGCGGCTGGACCGCCACGGCTTCCGCCCCAGCCGGTGGGCCCTCACCGAGGAGGCCTTCTACCTCAGCAGCGAGGCCGGGGCCTTCGCCGTGGACGAGGAGCGCATCCAGCGCAAGGGGACCCTCCACGCCGGCAAGGGCGTGAAGGTGGACCTGGACACGGGCCGCGTGCACTTCCGGGACGCCAGCCTCTCCCGGGAGAACCGGGACGCGCACTTCGACGCCCGCACCCTGCCCATGCAGTCCCTGCCCTTCGAGGACGCGCCGGTGGACCTGGAGACGCGGATCCTCTTCTCCTTCACCGAGGAGGAGCAGGAGCGGCTCCTCTACCCCATGGCCGCGGAGGGGCGGGAGCCCATCGGCTCCATGGGCGACACGGCCCGGCCCAATGTCTTCTCCCTGGAGCCCAGGCCCTTCTTCGACTACTTCTACCAGAACTTCGCCCAGGTCACGAACCCGCCCCTGGACTACCTGCGGGAGGAGAACGTCACGGACCTGCGGGTGTTCCTGGGCCGCAAGCCGAACATCTTCTTCCCCAAGGATCTGCTGCCCCTGGAGCCGGCGGTGGAGGCCGCCTATCCCGTGCTGAGCCTGGGCGAGATGCGGTACCTGGAATCCCTGGCCCGGCGCACCCCCTCCACGTCCCACATCATTCCCCGCACCTTCCCCATGACCTTCCCCCGGACCGGGGGCCCCGAAGGGTTCCGGCCCGCGGTGGAGCGCCTTGTGGCCGACGTGCTCAGGGCGGTGGAGCAGCGCTGCACCGTCATCGTGCTCAGCGACCGGGACGCGGACTACGATCATCCGCCCATCCCGGGCCTCATCGCCCTGCGGGCCGTGGTGAGCGCCCTCAACCACTCGGGGCTGCGCCTGGACGCCTCCATCGTGGTGGAGACCGGGGAGGCCCGGACCCCGCACCACGTGGCGGCCCTCCTCAGCTTCGGCGCGTCGGCGGTGTGCCCTTCCCTGGCCCTGCGCATCGCCCGGGGCGACGAGCACCGGCTCCTGAAGGGCCTGGACCCGGACCAGCGGGAGCGCAATTTCGTCAAGGCCCTGGTGTCGGGCCTCCTGAAGATCCTGGCCAAGTCGGGCATCTCCGTCATCCAGAGCTACATCTCCGCCAAGCTCTTCACCGCCATCGGGCTGGGCGACGAGCTCATGGAGAAGTTCTTCCCCGGGAACGCCAGCCCCATCGGGGGCATCGGCTACCTGGAGCTGGCCGGGGATGTGCTGCAGAAGACGGCCCTGTGCCGGGAGGCCGGGGGGCGCCTGGGCAACACCTGGCAGTTCCGGGAGGACCCCCGGGGCCAGGGGGGGGAGGTGCACGCCATGACCACCGCCCGGGCCCGCCTCGTGCACCAGGCGGTGGACGGGGGCCCCGGGGCCGCCGAGGCGTGGCGGGCCTACCTGGCCGCGGGGGAGGCCTCCGCGCCCATCAGCGTGCGCCACCTCTTCGACCTCAAGCCCCTGGGCGAGCCCATCGCCCTGGAGGAGGTGGAGCCCGCGCCGGCCATCCTCGCGCGCTTCGGCGCGGGGGCCATGTCCTTCGGGGCGGTGAGCGCCGAGAGCCAGCGGGACCTCATCCTGGCCATGCGGGAGGTGGGGGGCCGCAGCAACAGCGGGGAGGGGGGGGAGAACCCCTACTACTACACGGACGGGATCACCGCCACCACCAAGCAGGTGGCCTCGGCGCGCTTCGGCGTGAACGCGGAGTACCTGGTCACGGGCCGGGAGCTGCAGATCAAGGTGGCCCAGGGCGCCAAGCCCGGGGAAGGCGGCCAGCTCATGGCCGTGAAGGTCGACGCCTCCATCGCCCGGGCCCGGTTCTCCATGCCGGGCGTGGACCTCATCTCGCCGCCCCCCCTCCACGACATCTACAGCATTGAGGATCTCAAGGAGCTCATCTACGAGCTCCGGCAGGTGCATCCCGGGGCGCTGATCAGCGTGAAGCTGGTGTCGGGGGTGGCCCTGGGCACCATCGCCGTGGGGGTGGCCAAGGCGGGCGCCGATATCCTGTACATCGCCGGCGGCGACGGCGGCACGGGGGCGGCAACCCTGGGCTCCATGAAGCACGCCGGGCTTCCGGTGGAGTTCGGCCTGGCCGAGGCCCACCGGGCCCTGGCGGAGAACGGCCTGCGCGGCCAGGTGGAGCTGCGCGCCGACGGCGCGCTCCTCACGGGCCGGGACATCGTGGTGGCCGCCCTCCTGGGGGCGGAGGGCTTCGATTTCGGCAAGCTCCTCCTGGTGGCCGAGGGCTGCATCATGGCCCGGGTGTGCGAGAAGAACACATGCCCCGCGGGCATCGCCACCCACGACCCCAAGTACAAGGCCCGGTACCGGGGCTCCAAGGACCAGGTGGTGCGGCTCCTGCGGCACCTGGCCGAGGACGTGCGCGCCCAGCTCGCGGCCATGGGCGCCCGGACCCTGGGGGAGCTGGCCGGGCGCACCGATCTCCTGGCCACCTCCGCCCGCCATGCGGAGTGGCTCAGCCAGCGCAAGCTCCACCTGGACCGCTTCCTGGTGCCCCCCACGCCCTTCCGGGCCCGGGGGGCCGGCGCCGGCGGGGAGGAGGTCTCGCCCCTGAACCGGCGCATCCTGGAGGATGCCCTGAAGGGCGGAGGCGAAGCCCTCGCCTACCCCATCTCCACCCGGGACCGGGCCGTCCTGGCCACCCTCAGCGGCCGCATGGCCACGCCCGGTTCGGCGCCCCTGGGGCCCTTCCGCTTCACCTTCCAGGGCAGCGCGGGCCAGGGCTTCGGGGTCTTCCTGGTGGACGGCATCGAGGCGGTGCTCTTCGGCGAGGGCAACGACTCCGTGGCCAAGGGCATGGGCGGGGGCCGCATCGTGGTGCGCCCCTGGGCCCGGTCCAGCTTCGCCCCGGAGGAGAACGCCATCATCGGGAACTGCGCGCTCTACGGCGCCACCGGAGGCACCCTCCACGTGCACGGCCTGGCCGGGGACCGCTTCGCCGTGCGCAACAGCGGCGCCACCGCCGTGGCCGAGGGGGCCGGGCTCCACGCCTGCGAGTACATGACCCGGGGCACCGTGGCCTTCCTGGGCCGCATCTCCGGCAACGCGGGGGCCGGCATGACGGGCGGGAAGATCTTCGTGGACCGCCAGTACGAGGCCTGCGTGAACGCCAACTACGTGCGGGCCGAAGCCCTGGACGAGGCCGACGCCCTGGAATTCCGGCTGCTGCTGGAGGACTACGCGGGCACCACCTCGAGCCGCACCGCCCTGGCGCTGCTGGAGGACTGGGGCCGGACCCGGGAGCGGTTCGCGAAGTTCGTGCCCTACCGCTTGTAG